AATTCGACTTTCTCCCTGTTTATTTCAACGATTATTTCGCTTCCATGACTACTGGTAGAATAGCTGGACGACGCTTGGTTTGATCAAAGAGATACTTGGTCAGAGTATCCCGAACCTTGCCTTTAAGATCCGCCCAGTCAAAATCATCTCCTTGAAGATAGTCTTCTACCGTTTGGTTAATCAATTCTGAACTTTCACGGAGAATATCGCGACTCTTCTTGAGATAAACGAATCCACGCGTGTGAACACGAGCCTTGGCCACGATTTTCTTCTCACGACGGTTAACGGTGATTGCGACGATGAAAATTCCGTCCTCTGACAAGACCTTACGGTCACGAAGAACTACATTTCCAACATCACCGATGGCATTCCCGTCAATCAAGACATCCCCTGCTGAAACCGCTCCAGCTGGGACAAAGTCTCCATTCTCATAAGCCATGCTAGTTCCCTTTTTAGGGATGAAAATGCGTTCTGGCAACATCCCAACCGCCATAGCAGCCTTAGCATGGGCATCTAACTCACGGTATTCCCCTTGAATCGGGAAGAGATACTTGGGTTGCAAGAGGTTGATCATTAACTGCAAATCACGCGCATTTCCGTGCCCTGACACATGTAAACTTTGGGTAATCAATTTGACAACCCCTCCTGCCTGATAAATCATATTTTCCACACGCGCAACGAAGGCTTCTTTAGCAATAGACGGAGCCGTAGCAATATAGACCAGGTCCCCATCCTTGATTTCTACATAACGATGGCGACCAATCGACATCTTACGAAGTCCATTGATAGGTTCACCCATACGACCTGTCTCAAGAATAATCAACTCATGGTCTTCAAAGCGAGACATATCTTTCGGCTTAATCAAGAGAATTTCGTTGGCTAAAGACAACTTCTTGAGACGAATCGCTGTGCGGACGATATTTTCAATATCAAATCCTGTCAAGACGATACGTCGACCTGTTTTATCCGCAGCGTCAAAAATCTGCTGGATACGAGAAAGGTTACTGGAAACAGCTGCAACGATGATACGACCTTCCCAGTCAGCAATGGTTTGGGTAATTTCATCTCTAACTTCACTTTCACTAGCCACCTGAATATCGCTGTCCGCATTGGCCGAATCACTGAGGAGAGCCAGGACGCCGTCACGACCGATTTCTGCCAAACGAGCGAAGTCTGTCGCATAGGATTCACTAGCTGTCTGGTCAAATTTGAAGTCACCTGTATAAACGATGCTACCTTCAGCTGTCTTCAAGACAATTCCCAGGCTCTCTGGAACGGAGTAAGTCGTAGGGAAGAAGGAAACCACTGTCCCACCAAAATCAATCTCCGTATCTTCATCAATAACATGAAAATCATTAAATTTCTTGACTGCGTCATTTCCTTTGACAAAGAGTTTGGCCAACTCAATGGTCAACTCAGAGCCAAATACAGGTACCTTGGCTTCAGCCAAGAGATAAGGCAGAGCACCAATAGCATCTGCATGTCCGTGAGTTAAAAATACCCCAGCAATTCGATCTTTATTTTCAAAAAGGTAGTCCATCTTTGGAATCACCACATCGACCCCTAATTGTTCATTTTCGGGATATTTTAACCCTGCATTCAAAACAAAAATGGACTCTCCAATTTCAGTAATGTACATATTTTTCCCATTTTCACGTACACCACCAAGTGTTGTTAAACTAATATTACTCATTTTTCCTCCAAAATCTTAGTTTATCTTGATTATAGGGTTACTTACCCTCTTATTCTAAAAGCACTATTACTTTTATACTCTTCGAAAATCTCTTCAAACCACGTCAGCTTCGCCTTGCCGTATGTATGGTTACTGACTCCGTCAGTTTCATCTACAACCTCAAAACCATGTTTTGAGCTGACTTCGTCAGTCTTATCTACAACCTCAAAGCAGTGCTTTGAGCAACCTGAGGCTAG
This portion of the Streptococcus mitis B6 genome encodes:
- a CDS encoding ribonuclease J, translating into MSNISLTTLGGVRENGKNMYITEIGESIFVLNAGLKYPENEQLGVDVVIPKMDYLFENKDRIAGVFLTHGHADAIGALPYLLAEAKVPVFGSELTIELAKLFVKGNDAVKKFNDFHVIDEDTEIDFGGTVVSFFPTTYSVPESLGIVLKTAEGSIVYTGDFKFDQTASESYATDFARLAEIGRDGVLALLSDSANADSDIQVASESEVRDEITQTIADWEGRIIVAAVSSNLSRIQQIFDAADKTGRRIVLTGFDIENIVRTAIRLKKLSLANEILLIKPKDMSRFEDHELIILETGRMGEPINGLRKMSIGRHRYVEIKDGDLVYIATAPSIAKEAFVARVENMIYQAGGVVKLITQSLHVSGHGNARDLQLMINLLQPKYLFPIQGEYRELDAHAKAAMAVGMLPERIFIPKKGTSMAYENGDFVPAGAVSAGDVLIDGNAIGDVGNVVLRDRKVLSEDGIFIVAITVNRREKKIVAKARVHTRGFVYLKKSRDILRESSELINQTVEDYLQGDDFDWADLKGKVRDTLTKYLFDQTKRRPAILPVVMEAK